From Oenanthe melanoleuca isolate GR-GAL-2019-014 chromosome 18, OMel1.0, whole genome shotgun sequence, a single genomic window includes:
- the TMEM94 gene encoding transmembrane protein 94 isoform X1, whose protein sequence is MDLKEKCQDEMTSSLGLTTKKALTILRDQLSALLEGHQKERKKGTSWKEVWRSSFLYHGNRCSCFHWPGASLMLLAVLLLLCCYGSQPQGSQGAEIVNALALFLLLLLDLLMIGRQERLKCREVERRLQTIVDKINDTLGKEVKWPDSMYPDLHMPYAPSWSLHWAYRDGHLVNLPVSLLVEGDVVALRPGQESFASLRGIKDDEHIVLEPGDLFPPFSPPPSPRGEVKKGPQNPQLYRLFRVLKTPIIDNVRWCLEMALSRPVTALDNERFTVQSVMLKYAVPVVLAGFLITNAVRFIFHAPGIASWQYTLLQLQVNGVLPILPLLFPVLWILATAFGEARVLAQMSKASSSSLLAKFSEDTLSSYTEMVSSQEMIRCIWSHFLCVLKGKSPTLSFTSSLLHSLGSVTVLCCVDKQGILSWPNPSPETVLFFSGKVEPPHDSHEDLTDELSTRSFCHPEMEDEPHERDALLSGPLADTVHMANEQERNNWSGDAPKAPEASAHRKPNSRSKHPSGSNVSFSKDTEGGEEEHTQVVGDSEVLACEAEDFVCDYHLEMLSLSQDQQNPSCIQFDDSNWHMHLNSLKPLGLNVLLNLCNASVTERLCRFSDHLCNIALQETHSAVLPVHVPWGLCELARLIGFTPGAKDLFKQENYLALYRLPSDEMVKETILGKLSSITKRRPPLSHMINLFVKDTTTSTEQMFSHGTADIILEACTDFWDGTDIYPLSGSDRKKVLDFYQRACLSGYCSAFAYKPMHCALSSQLNGKCIELVQVPGQSAIFTCCDLPGTTPIKQSSRRNSWSSDEGIGEVMEKEDCIQALSGQIFMGMVSSQYQARLDIVRLIDGLVNACIRFVYFSLEDELKSKVFAEKMGLETGWNCHISLTPNGDVPGSEIPPSSPSHAGSLHDDLHQVSRDDVEGLLLMEEEGHSDLISFQPTDSDIPSFLEDCNRAKLPRGIHQVRPHLQNIDNVPLLVPLFTDCTPETMCEMIKIMQEYGEVTCCLGSSANLRNSCLFLQSDISIALDPLYPSRCSWETFGYATSTTLSNGSEELTPLQLSGQLNSLPCSMSFRQEESTSIIRLIEQARHATYGIRKCFLFLLQCQLTLVVIQFLSCLVQLPPILSTTDIVWLSCFCYPLLSISLLGKPPHSSIMTMATGKNLTSIPKKTQHYFLLCFLLKFSLTICSCLICFGFTLHESCRGVNTTSLNLTACSSIMLHSNAYGAPDWFGTFSNALLVAQKLTAGLIVLHTVFISITHVHRTKPLWKKSPLSNRWWTLTVAVVVLGQVAQTVLDLKLWENLNSSLTFNHVSISPVSWLLGFLSLVLVVIINEIVKLHEIRVRVRYQKRQKLQFETKLGMNSPF, encoded by the exons GATGAGATGACCTCAAGTTTGGGCCTTACCACAAAGAAAGCCCTCACGATCCTGAGAGACCAATTGtcagcactgctggaggggCATCAGAAGGAGCGGAAAAAAGGGACCTCATGGAAG GAGGTGTGGAGGAGCAGTTTCCTGTACCATGGTAACCgctgctcctgcttccactGGCCTGGTGCATCTCtgatgctgctggctgtgctgctgctgctgtgctgctatGGGAGCCAGCCACAGGGGAG CCAAGGTGCTGAGATAGTCAATGCACTGGcacttttcctcctgctcctcttggATCTTCTCATGATTGGGCGTCAAGAGAGGCTGAAGTGCAGAGAGGTGGAGAGGAGGCTTCAGACCATTGTTGATAAGATAAACG ATACACTTGGCAAAGAGGTGAAATGGCCAGACTCCATGTACCCTGACCTGCACATGCCTTATGCCCCATCCTGGTCCCTTCACTGGGCCTACAGGGATGGGCATCTTGTCAACCTGCCCGTGAGCCTCTTGGTAGAAGGAGATGTTGTTGCTTTAAGGCCAGGCCAGGAGTCATTTGCTTCTCTGAGAGGGATTAAG GATGATGAGCACATAGTTCTGGAGCCTGGAGATCTATTCCCACCTTTCTCACCCCCACCCTCCCCAAGGGGAGAAGTGAAGAAGGGACCTCAGAATCCTCAGCTCTATCGTCTCTTCCGTGTGTTGAAGACCCCAATAATTGATAATGTCAG gTGGTGCCTGGAAATGGCTCTGTCACGGCCTGTGACAGCCCTGGATAATGAGAGGTTCACTGTGCAGTCAGTGATGCTGAAATATGCTGTCCCTGTTGTGCTG GCTGGATTCCTGATCACCAATGCCGTACGCTTCATTTTCCATGCTCCTGGAATTGCCTCCTGGCAGTACACTCTTCTTCAGCTGCAG gTTAATGGTGTCTTACCCATCCTTCCATTGCTCTTTCCTGTCCTATGGATTCTTGCTACTGCCTTTGGAGAAGCCAGAGTGTTGGCCCAGATGAGCAAGGCCTCATCCTCCTCACTG CTTGCTAAGTTTTCAGAGGACACTCTCAGCAGCTACACAGAGATGGTATCTTCTCAG GAAATGATACGCTGCATCTGGAGCCACTTCCTCTGTGTTTTAAAAGGCAAATCCCCAACTCTGAGCTTCACTTCCAGCTTGCTCCACAGTCTGGGATCTGTCACT GTGCTCTGCTGTGTAGACAAGCAGGGGATTCTTTCCTGGCCAAACCCCAGCCCAGAGACTGTTCTGTTCTTCAGTGGGAAGGTGGAACCACCTCATGACAGCCACGAAGACCTGACTGACGAGCTCTCCACACGGTCCTTCTGCCATCCTGAGATGGAAGATGAG CCCCATGAAAGAGATGCTTTGCTGTCTGGCCCACTGGCAGACACAGTGCACATGGCCAATGAACAGGAGAGGAACAACTGGTCTGGTGATGCTCCAAAGGCTCCTGAAGCCTCTGCCCACCGAAAGCCAAACAGCAGGAGCAAACATCCCTCTGGATCCAACGTGAGCTTTAGCAAGGACACAGAGGGTGGAGAGGAGGAACACACTCAG GTTGTTGGGGACAGCGAGGTGTTGGCTTGTGAGGCTGAAGACTTTGTGTGTGACTACCACCTGGAGATGCTCAGCCTGTCCCAAGACCAGCAGAACCCCTCCTGCATCCAGTTTGATGACTCCAACTGGCACATGCACCTGAATTCCCTCAAGCCTCTGGGCCTGAACGTGCTGCTCAACCTGTGCAACGCCAGCGTGACCGAGCGGCTGTGCCGCTTCTCCGACCACCTCTGCAACATCGCCCTGCAGGAGAcccacagtgctgtgctgcctgtccACGTGCCCTGGGGCCTCTGTGAGCTTGCCAGGCTGATAG GTTTCACACCAGGTGCTAAAGAtcttttcaagcaggagaaCTATTTGGCTTTGTACCGCTTGCCAAGTGATGAGATGGTTAAGGAAACCATCCTGGGGAAGCTTTCATCCATCACCAAGAGGAGACCCCCCCTGAGCCACATGATTAACCTGTTTGTGAAGGACACCACTACCA GCACTGAGCAGATGTTTTCTCATGGGACAGCGGACATCATCCTTGAGGCCTGCACTGACTTTTGGGATGGTACTGATATCTACCCCCTCTCTGGCTCTGACAG GAAGAAGGTGCTGGATTTCTACCAGCGAGCCTGCCTGTCAGGATactgctctgcctttgcttACAAGCCCATGCACTGTGCCTTGTCCTCCCAGCTCAATGGCAAGTGCATCGAGCTGGTGcaggtgccagggcagagcGCGATCTTCACATGCTGCGACCTGCCCGGGACCACTCCCAtcaaacagagcagcaggaggaacagctggagctcagATG AAGGGATTGGGGAAGTGATGGAGAAGGAAGATTGTATCCAGGCTCTGAGTGGACAGATCTTCATGGGAATGGTCTCATCTCAGTATCAGGCCCGCCTTGACATTGTCCGCCTCATTGATGGATTGGTCAATGCCTGCATTCGCTTTGTCTACTTCTCCCTGGAAGATGAGCTCAAAAGCAAG GTATTTGCTGAGAAAATGGGTCTGGAGACTGGCTGGAATTGCCACATATCCTTAACACCCAATGGTGACGTGCCTGGCTCAGAGATccccccctccagccccagccatgctGGCTCCCTGCATGATGACCTCCACCAGG TTTCTCGAGATGATGTGGAGGGGCTTCTGCTGATGGAAGAGGAGGGGCACTCAGATCTCATCAGCTTTCAGCCAACAGACAGTGATATCCCCAGCTTCCTGGAGGACTGCAACAGG gcCAAACTCCCCCGGGGGATCCACCAGGTGAGACCTCACCTGCAGAACATTGACAATGTGCCTTTGTTGGTGCCCCTGTTCACAGACTGCACCCCAGAGA ccatGTGTGAGATGATCAAGATCATGCAGGAGTACGGGGAGGTGACCTGCTgtctgggcagctctgccaacCTGCGGAACAGCTGCCTCTTCCTGCAGAGTGATATCAG TATAGCCCTGGACCCTCTGTACCCATCCCGCTGCTCCTGGGAGACCTTTGGCTATGCCACCAGCACCACCCTGAGCAATGGCTCTGAGGAGCTCACccccctgcagctctcagggcaGCTCaacagcctgccctgctccatgtccttccGCCAGGAGGAGAGCACCAGCATCATCAGGCTCATAGAGCAG GCCAGGCATGCAACCTATGGGATCCGAAAGtgtttcctcttcctgctgcagtgccagctgacCTTGGTTGTCATTCAG TTCCTCTCCTGCCTGGTGCAGCTGCCTCCCATTCTCAGTACCACAGACATCGTGTGGCTCTCCTGTTTCTGCTACCCACTGCTCAG TATCTCGCTGCTGGGCAAGcctccccacagctccatcaTGACCATGGCAACAGGAAAAAACTTGACTTCCATTCCCAAGAAG ACTCAGCACTacttcctgctctgcttcctgctgaaattcagcctgaccatctgctcctgcctcaTCTGCTTCGGGTTCACCCTGCATGAGTCCTGCAGAGGGGTGAACACCACCAGCCTCAACCTCACAGCCTGCTCCTCCATCATGCTGCACAG CAATGCTTATGGTGCTCCTGACTGGTTTGGGACATTTTCCAATGCTCTCCTGGTAGCCCAGAAGCTCACAGCTGGACTGATTGTTTTACACACAG
- the TMEM94 gene encoding transmembrane protein 94 isoform X2, translating into MDLKEKCQDEMTSSLGLTTKKALTILRDQLSALLEGHQKERKKGTSWKEVWRSSFLYHGNRCSCFHWPGASLMLLAVLLLLCCYGSQPQGSQGAEIVNALALFLLLLLDLLMIGRQERLKCREVERRLQTIVDKINDTLGKEVKWPDSMYPDLHMPYAPSWSLHWAYRDGHLVNLPVSLLVEGDVVALRPGQESFASLRGIKDDEHIVLEPGDLFPPFSPPPSPRGEVKKGPQNPQLYRLFRVLKTPIIDNVRWCLEMALSRPVTALDNERFTVQSVMLKYAVPVVLAGFLITNAVRFIFHAPGIASWQYTLLQLQVNGVLPILPLLFPVLWILATAFGEARVLAQMSKASSSSLLAKFSEDTLSSYTEMVSSQEMIRCIWSHFLCVLKGKSPTLSFTSSLLHSLGSVTVLCCVDKQGILSWPNPSPETVLFFSGKVEPPHDSHEDLTDELSTRSFCHPEMEDEPHERDALLSGPLADTVHMANEQERNNWSGDAPKAPEASAHRKPNSRSKHPSGSNVSFSKDTEGGEEEHTQVVGDSEVLACEAEDFVCDYHLEMLSLSQDQQNPSCIQFDDSNWHMHLNSLKPLGLNVLLNLCNASVTERLCRFSDHLCNIALQETHSAVLPVHVPWGLCELARLIGFTPGAKDLFKQENYLALYRLPSDEMVKETILGKLSSITKRRPPLSHMINLFVKDTTTSTEQMFSHGTADIILEACTDFWDGTDIYPLSGSDRKKVLDFYQRACLSGYCSAFAYKPMHCALSSQLNGKCIELVQVPGQSAIFTCCDLPGTTPIKQSSRRNSWSSDGIGEVMEKEDCIQALSGQIFMGMVSSQYQARLDIVRLIDGLVNACIRFVYFSLEDELKSKVFAEKMGLETGWNCHISLTPNGDVPGSEIPPSSPSHAGSLHDDLHQVSRDDVEGLLLMEEEGHSDLISFQPTDSDIPSFLEDCNRAKLPRGIHQVRPHLQNIDNVPLLVPLFTDCTPETMCEMIKIMQEYGEVTCCLGSSANLRNSCLFLQSDISIALDPLYPSRCSWETFGYATSTTLSNGSEELTPLQLSGQLNSLPCSMSFRQEESTSIIRLIEQARHATYGIRKCFLFLLQCQLTLVVIQFLSCLVQLPPILSTTDIVWLSCFCYPLLSISLLGKPPHSSIMTMATGKNLTSIPKKTQHYFLLCFLLKFSLTICSCLICFGFTLHESCRGVNTTSLNLTACSSIMLHSNAYGAPDWFGTFSNALLVAQKLTAGLIVLHTVFISITHVHRTKPLWKKSPLSNRWWTLTVAVVVLGQVAQTVLDLKLWENLNSSLTFNHVSISPVSWLLGFLSLVLVVIINEIVKLHEIRVRVRYQKRQKLQFETKLGMNSPF; encoded by the exons GATGAGATGACCTCAAGTTTGGGCCTTACCACAAAGAAAGCCCTCACGATCCTGAGAGACCAATTGtcagcactgctggaggggCATCAGAAGGAGCGGAAAAAAGGGACCTCATGGAAG GAGGTGTGGAGGAGCAGTTTCCTGTACCATGGTAACCgctgctcctgcttccactGGCCTGGTGCATCTCtgatgctgctggctgtgctgctgctgctgtgctgctatGGGAGCCAGCCACAGGGGAG CCAAGGTGCTGAGATAGTCAATGCACTGGcacttttcctcctgctcctcttggATCTTCTCATGATTGGGCGTCAAGAGAGGCTGAAGTGCAGAGAGGTGGAGAGGAGGCTTCAGACCATTGTTGATAAGATAAACG ATACACTTGGCAAAGAGGTGAAATGGCCAGACTCCATGTACCCTGACCTGCACATGCCTTATGCCCCATCCTGGTCCCTTCACTGGGCCTACAGGGATGGGCATCTTGTCAACCTGCCCGTGAGCCTCTTGGTAGAAGGAGATGTTGTTGCTTTAAGGCCAGGCCAGGAGTCATTTGCTTCTCTGAGAGGGATTAAG GATGATGAGCACATAGTTCTGGAGCCTGGAGATCTATTCCCACCTTTCTCACCCCCACCCTCCCCAAGGGGAGAAGTGAAGAAGGGACCTCAGAATCCTCAGCTCTATCGTCTCTTCCGTGTGTTGAAGACCCCAATAATTGATAATGTCAG gTGGTGCCTGGAAATGGCTCTGTCACGGCCTGTGACAGCCCTGGATAATGAGAGGTTCACTGTGCAGTCAGTGATGCTGAAATATGCTGTCCCTGTTGTGCTG GCTGGATTCCTGATCACCAATGCCGTACGCTTCATTTTCCATGCTCCTGGAATTGCCTCCTGGCAGTACACTCTTCTTCAGCTGCAG gTTAATGGTGTCTTACCCATCCTTCCATTGCTCTTTCCTGTCCTATGGATTCTTGCTACTGCCTTTGGAGAAGCCAGAGTGTTGGCCCAGATGAGCAAGGCCTCATCCTCCTCACTG CTTGCTAAGTTTTCAGAGGACACTCTCAGCAGCTACACAGAGATGGTATCTTCTCAG GAAATGATACGCTGCATCTGGAGCCACTTCCTCTGTGTTTTAAAAGGCAAATCCCCAACTCTGAGCTTCACTTCCAGCTTGCTCCACAGTCTGGGATCTGTCACT GTGCTCTGCTGTGTAGACAAGCAGGGGATTCTTTCCTGGCCAAACCCCAGCCCAGAGACTGTTCTGTTCTTCAGTGGGAAGGTGGAACCACCTCATGACAGCCACGAAGACCTGACTGACGAGCTCTCCACACGGTCCTTCTGCCATCCTGAGATGGAAGATGAG CCCCATGAAAGAGATGCTTTGCTGTCTGGCCCACTGGCAGACACAGTGCACATGGCCAATGAACAGGAGAGGAACAACTGGTCTGGTGATGCTCCAAAGGCTCCTGAAGCCTCTGCCCACCGAAAGCCAAACAGCAGGAGCAAACATCCCTCTGGATCCAACGTGAGCTTTAGCAAGGACACAGAGGGTGGAGAGGAGGAACACACTCAG GTTGTTGGGGACAGCGAGGTGTTGGCTTGTGAGGCTGAAGACTTTGTGTGTGACTACCACCTGGAGATGCTCAGCCTGTCCCAAGACCAGCAGAACCCCTCCTGCATCCAGTTTGATGACTCCAACTGGCACATGCACCTGAATTCCCTCAAGCCTCTGGGCCTGAACGTGCTGCTCAACCTGTGCAACGCCAGCGTGACCGAGCGGCTGTGCCGCTTCTCCGACCACCTCTGCAACATCGCCCTGCAGGAGAcccacagtgctgtgctgcctgtccACGTGCCCTGGGGCCTCTGTGAGCTTGCCAGGCTGATAG GTTTCACACCAGGTGCTAAAGAtcttttcaagcaggagaaCTATTTGGCTTTGTACCGCTTGCCAAGTGATGAGATGGTTAAGGAAACCATCCTGGGGAAGCTTTCATCCATCACCAAGAGGAGACCCCCCCTGAGCCACATGATTAACCTGTTTGTGAAGGACACCACTACCA GCACTGAGCAGATGTTTTCTCATGGGACAGCGGACATCATCCTTGAGGCCTGCACTGACTTTTGGGATGGTACTGATATCTACCCCCTCTCTGGCTCTGACAG GAAGAAGGTGCTGGATTTCTACCAGCGAGCCTGCCTGTCAGGATactgctctgcctttgcttACAAGCCCATGCACTGTGCCTTGTCCTCCCAGCTCAATGGCAAGTGCATCGAGCTGGTGcaggtgccagggcagagcGCGATCTTCACATGCTGCGACCTGCCCGGGACCACTCCCAtcaaacagagcagcaggaggaacagctggagctcagATG GGATTGGGGAAGTGATGGAGAAGGAAGATTGTATCCAGGCTCTGAGTGGACAGATCTTCATGGGAATGGTCTCATCTCAGTATCAGGCCCGCCTTGACATTGTCCGCCTCATTGATGGATTGGTCAATGCCTGCATTCGCTTTGTCTACTTCTCCCTGGAAGATGAGCTCAAAAGCAAG GTATTTGCTGAGAAAATGGGTCTGGAGACTGGCTGGAATTGCCACATATCCTTAACACCCAATGGTGACGTGCCTGGCTCAGAGATccccccctccagccccagccatgctGGCTCCCTGCATGATGACCTCCACCAGG TTTCTCGAGATGATGTGGAGGGGCTTCTGCTGATGGAAGAGGAGGGGCACTCAGATCTCATCAGCTTTCAGCCAACAGACAGTGATATCCCCAGCTTCCTGGAGGACTGCAACAGG gcCAAACTCCCCCGGGGGATCCACCAGGTGAGACCTCACCTGCAGAACATTGACAATGTGCCTTTGTTGGTGCCCCTGTTCACAGACTGCACCCCAGAGA ccatGTGTGAGATGATCAAGATCATGCAGGAGTACGGGGAGGTGACCTGCTgtctgggcagctctgccaacCTGCGGAACAGCTGCCTCTTCCTGCAGAGTGATATCAG TATAGCCCTGGACCCTCTGTACCCATCCCGCTGCTCCTGGGAGACCTTTGGCTATGCCACCAGCACCACCCTGAGCAATGGCTCTGAGGAGCTCACccccctgcagctctcagggcaGCTCaacagcctgccctgctccatgtccttccGCCAGGAGGAGAGCACCAGCATCATCAGGCTCATAGAGCAG GCCAGGCATGCAACCTATGGGATCCGAAAGtgtttcctcttcctgctgcagtgccagctgacCTTGGTTGTCATTCAG TTCCTCTCCTGCCTGGTGCAGCTGCCTCCCATTCTCAGTACCACAGACATCGTGTGGCTCTCCTGTTTCTGCTACCCACTGCTCAG TATCTCGCTGCTGGGCAAGcctccccacagctccatcaTGACCATGGCAACAGGAAAAAACTTGACTTCCATTCCCAAGAAG ACTCAGCACTacttcctgctctgcttcctgctgaaattcagcctgaccatctgctcctgcctcaTCTGCTTCGGGTTCACCCTGCATGAGTCCTGCAGAGGGGTGAACACCACCAGCCTCAACCTCACAGCCTGCTCCTCCATCATGCTGCACAG CAATGCTTATGGTGCTCCTGACTGGTTTGGGACATTTTCCAATGCTCTCCTGGTAGCCCAGAAGCTCACAGCTGGACTGATTGTTTTACACACAG